In Synechococcus sp. CC9616, the following are encoded in one genomic region:
- a CDS encoding 5-(carboxyamino)imidazole ribonucleotide synthase: MTSSPATIGVVGGGQLARMLVQAASERQIAVSVQTGAADDPAVDGASRLISADPRDVAGTRQLVEGCDGITFENEWVNIDALIPLELQGVRFRPALAALSPLVDKLLQRQLLADLCIACPPWIPLSRISPSQPALPTGWTFPVMAKAARGGYDGKGTLILKSVDDLAQLMRRVNASEWLLEAWVHYERELALVVSRDGQGRVRSFPLVETHQSSQVCDWVLAPAAVDQSIEALAYNVAASLLTKLNYVGVMALEFFHGPSGLQVNEIAPRTHNSGHFSIDACSSSQFDQQLCIVAGLPVPSVQLTSRGALMVNLLGLDPDQAAPLEQRLSSLQNLPESHLHWYQKPSETPGRKLGHVTVLLREQTAAKRRDEAMAALEVIRRIWPLQVEEDD; the protein is encoded by the coding sequence ATGACCAGCTCGCCCGCCACGATCGGAGTTGTGGGAGGAGGCCAACTGGCCCGGATGCTTGTTCAAGCCGCATCAGAGAGGCAGATCGCCGTGTCTGTTCAGACGGGCGCTGCTGATGACCCAGCCGTTGATGGTGCGTCGCGTCTGATCAGTGCGGATCCGCGTGATGTGGCGGGTACGCGGCAGCTTGTCGAGGGCTGTGACGGCATCACATTCGAAAACGAATGGGTGAACATCGATGCTCTGATCCCTTTGGAACTGCAGGGAGTTCGTTTCCGTCCTGCATTGGCGGCTCTATCGCCGCTGGTGGACAAGCTTCTTCAGCGGCAGTTGCTGGCAGACCTCTGTATCGCCTGCCCACCCTGGATTCCACTCAGTCGCATCTCTCCGTCTCAGCCTGCGCTGCCGACGGGATGGACCTTCCCTGTGATGGCCAAGGCTGCACGCGGCGGTTACGACGGCAAAGGGACGCTGATTCTCAAGTCCGTGGATGATTTGGCCCAGTTAATGCGCCGTGTCAACGCAAGTGAGTGGCTGCTTGAAGCCTGGGTGCACTACGAGCGGGAATTGGCCCTGGTGGTGAGCCGGGATGGCCAGGGACGCGTCAGAAGTTTTCCCCTCGTTGAAACTCACCAATCCAGTCAGGTCTGCGACTGGGTTCTGGCTCCAGCCGCGGTTGATCAATCAATTGAAGCGCTCGCTTACAACGTGGCGGCCTCACTCCTCACCAAGTTGAACTACGTCGGTGTGATGGCCCTCGAGTTCTTCCATGGCCCCTCGGGACTGCAGGTGAACGAAATCGCTCCTCGCACTCACAATTCGGGCCATTTTTCTATTGATGCCTGCAGCAGCAGTCAGTTCGATCAGCAGCTCTGCATCGTGGCCGGCTTGCCGGTGCCATCGGTCCAGCTCACCAGTCGTGGTGCACTGATGGTAAATCTGCTCGGGTTGGATCCTGATCAAGCCGCTCCCCTCGAGCAGCGACTCAGCAGCCTGCAAAATCTCCCGGAAAGCCATCTGCACTGGTACCAGAAACCAAGCGAAACCCCAGGACGAAAGCTGGGTCATGTCACGGTTCTGCTCAGGGAGCAGACGGCAGCAAAGCGTCGAGATGAAGCAATGGCTGCTCTAGAGGTGATTCGTCGAATCTGGCCATTGCAAGTAGAAGAAGACGACTAA